The Limnospira fusiformis SAG 85.79 genomic interval CCTGAGAAACCCGGTTTTTTATCTACATCTTAGCCAAAGTAGGTTGGTGTAGGTTGGTGTAGGTTGGGTGCAGCATAGCGAAACCCAACACCCCCTGGGTCAACATATACCCCTTTCCAAGGCCAAGAAACCCGGTTTTTTGAAAAAACCGGGTTTCTGAGAACCTCCTTGGGGGAACCCAACACCCTGTGGGAAACATATACCCGCTGTTGGGTTCCGTTGCACTCCACCCAACCTACCCAGAGCTAATTTAATATTCATAAACTTTCCTATCCCTGAGAAACCCGGTTTTTTATCTACATCTTAGCCAAAGTAGGTTGGTGTAGGTTGGTGTAGGTTGGGTGCAGCATAGCGAAACCCAACACCCCGTGGGTCAACATATACCCCTTTCCAAGGCCAAGAAACCCGGTTTTTTGAAAAACCGGGTTTCTGAGAACCTCCTTGGGGGAACCCAACACCCTGTGGGAAACATATACCCGCTGTTGGGTTCCGTTGCACTCCACCCAACCTACCCAGAGCTAATTTAATATTCATAAACTTTCCTATCCCTGAGAAACCCGGTTTTTTATCTACATCTTAGCCAAAGTAGGTTGGTGTAGTTGGTGTAGGTTGGGTGCAGCATAGCGAAACCCAACACCCCGTGGGTCAACATATACCCCTTTCCAAGGCCAAGAAACCCGGTTTTTTGAAAAAACCGGGTTTCTGAGAACCTCCTTGGGGGAACCCAACACCCTGTGGGAAACATATACCCGCTGTTGGGTTCCGTTGCACTCCACCCAACCTACCCAGAGCTAATTTAATATTCATAAACTTTCCTATCCCTGAGAAACCCGGTTTTTTATCTACATCTTAGCCAAAGTAGGTTGGTGTAGTTGGTGTAGGTTGGGTGCAGCATAGCGAAACCCAACACCCCCTGGGTCAACATATACCCCTTTCCAAGGCCAAGAAACCCGGTTTTTTCAAAAAACCGGGTTTCTGAGAACCTCCTTGGGGGAACCCAACACCCTGTGGGAAACATATACCCGCTGTTGGGTTCCGTTGCACTCCACCCAACCTACCCAGAGCTAATTTAATATTCATAAACTTTCCTATCCCTGAGAAACCCGGTTTTTTATCTACATCTTAGCCAAAGTAGGTTGGTGTAGTTGGTGTAGGTTGGGTGCAGCATAGCGAAACCCAACACTCCGTGGGTCAACATATACCCCTTTCCAAGGCCAAGAAACCCGGTTTTTTCAAAAAACCGGGTTTCTGAGAACCTCCTTGGGGGAACCCAACACCCTGTGGGAAACATATACCCGCTGTTGGGTTCCGTTGCACTCCACCCAACCTACCCAGAGCGATCGCACCTACCTGGGGGAATCCAAAATTCACTGTAACACTTGCGCTAATAACCGACTCATAAGTTGCGTCCTAAGCGATCGCTAAAACCCCGTTTCTTTGAATGCCAAAAAAGCGATCGCTCCCCCAGGCTTGTTACCATGGGGCCGGGCATTTTGGTATTGTTACGGAGTCAATCCCCTCCCAGGAGATTTAGGTGGAATTTTGGCCGGCTAGTTAAACAAGTTTCATAAATCGGATATAAACTTTTTGGGAAAGTAGGTTATGATACTTTTAGAGCCAGAACAATAAGGGTAGAATTATCGTCCCAGCCAGTTCAAGATATATGCTCTAAGATTGCAATTTTTGCCAATCATTATCATCATTAACCACATTACCAAGTAGTTAATCTGCGGCTAATGTGAGGCGGTGTTCTGTTGGCAAAATATATTCAAGAGGGTGCGGGTTTTGAGCGATCGTGACACATCACGGATCGCGAGACGAATTACATATATATAGGTATCTTCAATGACATATCAACCCTTGAGTTGCCTTTTGCCCATAAGGCAGGTCCAATGTGCTGAGTGCGAACCTGATTGGGCGTAAGTGCCAGCAGATATGCTTTTGGAACAGCTTTTAGCACTGCTGGTGGAAGTCCTTGTAGAATAAATATCCTGTGGAAGTGATTCCTGAAATGAATTAGTTGATTATGTGTAAGCACACCGAACCCTTATGGCTCATTCATGGATTTATTTAGGATGGCTAAATAAGGGTGTATATCTAACTGCTTTTCTTTTGACTCAACCCTAATAGAGAACTCTCAGAAAATGGATCTATCTAATAGTAGTTATCAGCTAACTGTCGAGTTTTGGCAACAATGGCTAGAGCATGAAGACTATCTCTGGCGTTGTTGTCTCAGACAAATGGGCAACCCCATTGAAGCCGAAGATGCCCTCAGTGAAGCCCTTTTGAAAGCCCAAAAACAACTGCAAAAACGGACGGAACGGATTAGGAATTGGAGGCAGTGGTTAGTTAAAGTAACCTGGAATCATTGTACAGATATCCTCAGACAGCGCGATCGCCAACATTTGAAAGTTGAGAATGTCGATCCGATCGCCTTAGCTGATGAATGGGTAAGTCCCGAACCCACGCCGGAACAGATTTGTATCGGCTGGGAACTGGAAGAATTTTTAGATCGCGCCATGGAGGCATTACCGCCGAAGAAGCGGGAAACCTTGATTCTCTACATGAAACAACAGCAGTCTTACCCAGAAGTTGCTGGGCGACTTCTCGTGTCCCCGGTCAACGTCCGTAAGCGCATTTCCGACGCCAGGCGGGTTTTGCGCCATCGCCTGGAAAGCTACGACCGCGACAGCCACGGTCTGCTGAAGCCATCTAAGAAGAAGGTCACAGGGCAATCGGTCCAGTTGACACCGGAAACAGTCGCCCCCCCTGAATCCAAAAAAAAGCGGACCAAAGCAACTCCCCTCCCGACCCAGAAACCCCAAACAAAAGTTAAAAAAGTTAAAGCGGTTTCCCGTCGGGCAAAATCCCAGGCTGGTGTTGCGGAACCCACCCAAAGAGCAAAAGTCAGGGTTTGACCCAATCGCCTCGATAGCATATCTGGAAGGCGATCGCACCTACCTGGGGGAACCCAACACCTCGTGGGTCAACATATACCCCTTTCCTCAGCCAAGAAACCCCGTTTTCCCAAAAATCGGGTTTCTCAGAACCCCCTTGGGGGAACCCAACACGCTGTGGGAAACATATACCCGTTGTTGGGTTCCGTTGCACTCCACCCAACCTACTACTGGAGAGCGATCGCACCTACCTGGGGGAACCCAACACGCTGTGGGAAACATATACCCGTTGTTGGGTTCCGTTGCACTCCACCCAACCTACTACTGGAGAGCGATCGCACCTACCTGGGGGAACCCAACACGCTGTGGGAAACATATACCCGTTGTTGGGTTCCGTTGCACTCCACCCAACCTACTACTACTACTGGAGAGCGATCGCGCCTACCTGGGGGAACCCAACACGCTGTGGGAAACATATACCCGTTGTTGGGTTCCGTTGCACTCCACCCAACCTACTACTGGAGAGCGATCGCACCTACCTGGGGGAACCCAACACGCTGTGGGAAACATATACCCGTTGTTGGGTTCCGTTGCACTCCACCCAACCTACTACTGGAGAGCGATCGCACCTACCTGGGGGAACCCAACACCCCCTGGGGAAACATATACCCGTTGTTGGGTTCCGTTGCACTCCACCCAACCTACTACTGGAGAGCGATCGCACCTACCTGGGGGAACCCAACACGCTGTGGGAAACATATACCCGTTGTTGGGTTCCGTTGCACTCCACCCAACCTACTACTGGAGAGCGATCGCACCTACCTGGGGGAACCCAACACGCTGTGGGAAACATATACCCGTTGTTGGGTTCCGTTGCACTCCACCCAACCTACTACTGGAGAGCGATCGCACCTACCTGGGGGAACCCAACACCCCCTGGGGAAACATATACCCGTTGTTGGGTTCCGTTGCACTCCACCCAACCTACTACTGGAGAGCGATCGCACCTACCTGGGGGAACCCAACACCCCCTGGGGAAACATATACCCGTTGTTGGGTTCCGTTGCACTCCACCCAACCTACTACTGGAGAGCGATCGCACCTACCTGGGGGAACCCAACACCCCCTGGGGAAACATATACCCGTTGTTGGGTTCCGTTGCACTCCACCCAACCTACTACTGGAGAGCGATCGCACCTACCTGGGGGAACCCAACACCCCCTGGGGAAACATATACCCGTTGTTGGGTTCCGTTGCACTCCACCCAACCTACTACTGGAGAGCGATCGCACCTACCTGGGGGAACCCAACACCCCCTGGGGAAACATATACCCCTTTCCTCAGCCAAGAAACCCGGTTTTTCCCAAAAATCGGGTTTCTCAGAACCCCCTTGGGGGAACCCAACACGCTGTGGGTAAACATATACCCCTACTGTCCCTCAACTAACTCGGAAATCTGTGAAGATACACAACTGTAGCTTTGTCGTTGCCTTAGCTGTCCTCCACCTCACTGCCATTCCCGCAGCCTTGGCACAAACTCCCCTCCCATGGGCGATACCTGACCCCGGATTGAATAAAACCCCCAAACCTTCTCCGCCACCGTCAGACCCGGACTATATCATCCCCCCTCGCGTGGCTCCTAACGACCAAATTAGCGCCTTTACCACTACTTTAACCCTTAATGATATCCCCATCAGCCACCTGACCGAATGGCAGGTGAGCGGCGTGCAAGCCTTCGCTAATACCACAAATAGCGACATGGTTTTAGATGGTACGTTCAAACTCCACGCGGAGATTATCGAAAGCCTTAGCCGAACTAATATTTACAGGGTAGACCAGCGGGGGAGTTACTTGCAACTGCGGACGGTGCCGCTGGAAAGGCGAGTAACCACCACCACCACGGAACCCCAAACCATGAACGGTTTGGAAATTCAAATGAGTTTGACGGGGGCTTGTTTTTTACCTGATGCTCCCAGTGACCAACAATGTACTTATATGCCGGGGTTGGTCATCGATCGCAACAGCATCGACCCCGACTTTTTTGTGCCAACCCGGGTTCTGCAAACTTCACAGGTGGGGGATGTCTTGGCACCGGAAACCTTAGCTTTTATGCAGCTTCCCGGTTTTCAAGGGGGAAGCGCCAGCCAACCGATTGGGCTAGATTTGTACTTTCCTAATTCTGGCACTTTTCCGGGAAATAGTCAATCCCAAAGAAGCACAATTAAACGCCAAGAAGAAATCGACCTGACCATCGCCGGCACATTTTCCCGGGTGCGACAGGTGGTGAAAGCCAACGATCCCCAAGCGGTTTTGGGGCGCACGATTTACGGATTTACCCTATTTGGGGATGATGAAAATCGCTGTCTCAATACGGTTATCCAAGCGGGGGCACAATTTTTACCAGACCTCATTCCTGACCTGGAAGGGAGCGAAAATCCCCCGAATACCAGCATTAACCGTAACTTATTTTTTGCTGCTAATAATACCCGTTTACCTAGCAGTAGTTTTACGATTTATTCCGCTGGTCTGGGGCGGGCGGAAAGTTTGACTCCCAATATCAGAAGTTTGAGGGAAATTCCTGGGGCGAGTTATCACAGCCTCTGGTTGGGGCTGTCTCCGGTTCTCGATCGCAGCTTCGGACGCGATCGCCTTTTTTTCCGGGCGACCGGTCCCCAAATTGCTATGAGGGCGGGGGCGGAAGGGGGAGAAGATGTCGATAATCTACAGTTAATGTCTGTGGTCAATCAAGACATCTTTTCCACCGAGAATATACAGAACTTTTACACCCAAGTTTATCTGAGTTTTTTGCGGCAAGATGTCAACTTGAACCGCCAAAGTGTTTACCTAGAACAACGGCGATATTATCCTCACCTTAGTTTAACCGGAAACTGGACGCGAAGTCAAGACATTTTCCGCTACTATACGGGGGTTATTGCTTCGGAAATGGTGAAACTTTACCTAGGGGCAGACTATACATTTAACACGACGGACGGCTGGAGTTTTCGAGGGGGTGCGATCGGCTATGTCAACCCCGATCGCGACTATTACAGCCAGGTGTTTGGGAATGCTTCCAAAAGGTTTCGCCTGGGGAATAATAGGAATTTAATCCTGTCGAGTTTTTTCAATTATGCGATCGACCGAGAAACCCGCATTGGGGATGTTGTCAGCATTTCTCCCGCCAGCGAATTAGGGTTATCGGGACGTTTAAACTGGCAAAGATTTTCCCTGGGTTTAACCAACTATTTCGGGGATATCCTCCCCAATTCCTACGACGATCGCCTACTGATAGAATTAGCAGTCCGCCCAGTTAATAACGTCACCTTATCAGGTTATATCGCACCCATCGACAAAACCTCCAGCCGGTCGGTTTACGGTAGCACCATCAGTTGGAGACTGAAAAATCAGCCCAACAGTCCCACGCTATCAGCATCGTGGCAACATCAAGAGTATGATTATGGTAACGATGCCTTTGGGAATCGTATGTTGGTGACAGACAACATTTTTACCATCATTTTCCGGGTAGGAAGTTCCCCCAATCCATTCCCCCGTGAAAACCCAGATCAACCAGATTGAGAGTATATCGAGTGAACTTCCTGTTGGGATGTGGGATTTTTTCAGCAAAAAAATTTACATAAGTGGTATAGACTTTAATCAAGCGATCGAGTATCATATTACAGACGAGCCAAAAACCTGATCAAAATTCGGACTGATCTACCAAGGTCTAAACGAGCATATACTGTCGTTGTCCTCCCGGTATAAAAGGGTGGAGGCAAATTAGATGGAAGCCAACCAGGCTCCGATCGCCAAAACCATTGACGTTTTGAATCCCTCGTACCTCTTATGGAAATTAAAGACCCCATCAGGCGATATCGTTCCCCGAAAGCAAACGATGTCCAACCCTTGAAACAGGCAGAAGAACAAGAACTATTAAATCGTCTTTCAGAAGGGGAAATGAATGCCTTCTGGCCCCTCTGGTATTACCATCAAAACTACCTTTATAATCGCTGTATTAGTTGGATGGAAAATAACCGGACGGAAGCGGAAGAAGCCCTCAGTCTAGCCATGTTAAAAGCCAGGGATAAATTACCAAAATACGCCCCAAAAATCACGAATCTCCGAGCTTGGCTAACCCGCTTAACCCATAATCTATGCCTAGATATTCACCGAGAACGTCGCCGAAAATCAATCAGTATTGACAACATAGAAGATTCATATATTCAAGCACAAGATGTTATTTTATGTAGTTGTGAATCCCCAGAATCGCAAATTTTGAGGCATGAGTTAAGGCAGTTTATTCAGAGTGTTGTCAACCAACTACCTGAACGGCTTCGCATCCCTTTCATTCTCCGTTATGACCGAGAACTGTCTTATCCAGATATCGCCGAAAAACTCGGAATTTCCAGAGACAATGCTTACAAACGCATTCAACAGGCACGAGATATTCTCGCCCAGAAGGTGAGAAGTTATCTTTCAGGGGTAGATCCTTTTGAATCAACTTTATCTGAGAGTTTTTACATCACCAATAATTTGTTAATAGAAGACTCAAAAATCGACGATTTATCTGGTGTCGAGTGTAAATCGGTGGTAGTCAGTTATCACTTAACCGCGACCTGCCTAGACCAAATGTCTCATACATGGCATTTTTTGCCTGGTTTTGCGGCTTATAAAAACCGGCATCAGTCCACTTAATTGGAAAATTCAAACACCCAAAATAATTCGGTGATAGACAGTTATCGATTGGACTTGTGAACACCGAAGGATAACCAGGTGCATATCTGCAATAATCAAACACCACCAAATAGCGAGATGTCTAAAAAAACCTTTTCATGTATGGTATCTGTCACCCTACTTTCCGGGAGTGAGAGAAATGTGTATTTGGTTTTAGACCAAAAACCAACCCGAATCAACCAGAAGCTAAAAACCTTAGATCAGTACATACAAAAATATCCATCGGGATGGAAAAAGCGGCTAGAATTGGCGAATCTGTTGTATGCGACGGGTGATTGGCAACGGGCAATCGAAGAGTATCACCAAGTTATTGAGCGACAACCCCAATTGGTTGAGGTGTATTTAAACTTAGGGAAAATGTTGCAGCTAATGGGGCAAGAAGCCGACGCAGTGGCAGTTTATGAAAAAGCCTTATCCCAAGTTCG includes:
- a CDS encoding RNA polymerase sigma factor — its product is MDLSNSSYQLTVEFWQQWLEHEDYLWRCCLRQMGNPIEAEDALSEALLKAQKQLQKRTERIRNWRQWLVKVTWNHCTDILRQRDRQHLKVENVDPIALADEWVSPEPTPEQICIGWELEEFLDRAMEALPPKKRETLILYMKQQQSYPEVAGRLLVSPVNVRKRISDARRVLRHRLESYDRDSHGLLKPSKKKVTGQSVQLTPETVAPPESKKKRTKATPLPTQKPQTKVKKVKAVSRRAKSQAGVAEPTQRAKVRV
- a CDS encoding RNA polymerase sigma factor yields the protein MEIKDPIRRYRSPKANDVQPLKQAEEQELLNRLSEGEMNAFWPLWYYHQNYLYNRCISWMENNRTEAEEALSLAMLKARDKLPKYAPKITNLRAWLTRLTHNLCLDIHRERRRKSISIDNIEDSYIQAQDVILCSCESPESQILRHELRQFIQSVVNQLPERLRIPFILRYDRELSYPDIAEKLGISRDNAYKRIQQARDILAQKVRSYLSGVDPFESTLSESFYITNNLLIEDSKIDDLSGVECKSVVVSYHLTATCLDQMSHTWHFLPGFAAYKNRHQST